Part of the Deltaproteobacteria bacterium genome is shown below.
CGACGTCGCCTCCCACCTCGTGGCCCGGTGCGCCACCGGGGGGCACCTCGTCCTGTCCGGGATCCTGGTCGAAAAGAGCGGGTGGGTCGCGGCCGAATTCGAACGGAACGGCACGGCCCTGGTCCGCGAGTCGACGGACGGCCAATGGTCCGCCCTGCTGCTTCGGCGCATCGCGTAGGGCCGGGGAACGACGAATGCCGACATTCCTCGTCGAGCGGAGGAAGATTTCCGGCGACACCGCCGTTTTGGAGGGGACCGAGGCGGGGCACATGCTCCGCTCGCTCCGCCTGTCCGTAGGGGACGGCTTCCACGCCTTCGACGAGGACGGGAACCGGTACCGCATGCGGATCCTCGAGGCCACGTCGCGCTCCCTCCGGGCCGAGATCCTCGAGACGCTCCCGCCGGAACCGCCGCCCGCCGTGGCCGTCACGCTGCTCGTGGGGCTGCCGAAGGCGGACAAGATGGACTTCATCCTCGAGAAGGCGACGGAGCTCGGGGCGTCCCGGGTCGTCCCCTTCCGGTCGTCCCGGACGATCCCGCGGGTCGATCCGTCGGACGCCGGGAAGCGGCTCTTCCGCTGGGAACGTGTCGCGCTGGCGGCGGCGAAGCAGTGCGGATCCGGGAGGGTGCCGGAGGTGACGGGGATCGTTCCGTTCGCCGATGCGCTCCGGATCGCCTCCGGGCACGACGGGCGGATCGTCTTCTACGAAGGCGAGGGGACGTTCTCCTTGAAGCGCGTCCTGTCCGGGATGCCGGACGGGAAGAGCGTCGCGCTCGTGGTGGGACCGGAGGGCGGCTTCTCCGCGGACGAGGTGCGGGAGGCGGTGGCGGCCGGCTGCCGCTGCGCGGGGCTCGGAAGCCGGATCCTGAGGGTCGAGACCGCGGCCCTCGCCGTGCTGGCGATGGTGATGTACCATTTCGGGAAGGAGTCGCCCTGACCGGGATGGACCGAAACGGACATTCGCCGGCGCACCCGCCGTACGCCGGGTTCTGGTCGCGCGCCGCGGCGCGGGTCATCGACCTGGTCCTGATCATCGCCGTGTTCAACGTGATCTACCTGATCGACCGGCTCGGCGCCGACTCGGGGCTGTGGACCGGTAGCGGTCTCGGGGAGGGCGAGACCGGCGGATTCTCGATGGCGAACGTGCTGCGAGGCGTCTTCTTCCTGTCGTTCCCGATCTTCTACTACGTCGACCTGCACGGCACCTGCGGACAGACGTTCGGCAAGATGGCGATGAAGATCAAGGTCGTGAACGAGGACGGAACCCCGCTCGACGCCCGGAAGGCGTTCCTCCGGTGGCTCGGCTACTTCCTGTGCGACCTCACCTTCTACATCGGATACGTCTGGGCGGCGTTCGACTCCCGCAAGCAGGGGTTGCACGACAAGGTGTGCAAGACGCTCGTCGTGCGCACCGACGTTC
Proteins encoded:
- a CDS encoding 16S rRNA (uracil(1498)-N(3))-methyltransferase produces the protein MPTFLVERRKISGDTAVLEGTEAGHMLRSLRLSVGDGFHAFDEDGNRYRMRILEATSRSLRAEILETLPPEPPPAVAVTLLVGLPKADKMDFILEKATELGASRVVPFRSSRTIPRVDPSDAGKRLFRWERVALAAAKQCGSGRVPEVTGIVPFADALRIASGHDGRIVFYEGEGTFSLKRVLSGMPDGKSVALVVGPEGGFSADEVREAVAAGCRCAGLGSRILRVETAALAVLAMVMYHFGKESP
- a CDS encoding RDD family protein, which translates into the protein MDRNGHSPAHPPYAGFWSRAAARVIDLVLIIAVFNVIYLIDRLGADSGLWTGSGLGEGETGGFSMANVLRGVFFLSFPIFYYVDLHGTCGQTFGKMAMKIKVVNEDGTPLDARKAFLRWLGYFLCDLTFYIGYVWAAFDSRKQGLHDKVCKTLVVRTDVPLPAAPRAPLPVPGGGPHAPSAPDLPPPGDASAA